ggagtattagggccaagtttaaaaaaaaaaaaaaaaaacacccggGGGAGGGAGCTAATATTTCGGGAAAACAGTCGCAAATTTACGCAATtgaatgtggcaaatctacgagaaaaaagtagcaggtttgagtctgaaaaataatgttttgtattctcgcaaatttgccacttttaatcttgtaaatctgcaacttttttctctaaatattacccccctcccccgggtacatatttttatttttatatttggcCCTAATACACTGTTGTATGTTTGCAATTGTTGACTCAAGTGTCTAAAACTTGATGTATAACTGTTCCATTAACGttgctaaaaacaaacaaatgtcacAGGTGTCCAGTCGTTGTATCCACACCTCAAGATGTTTTTTAAGGACCTGAGACATCGTGCGGGATGCGTGCATTTGTGGGTCACAAGCCGGAGAATCGAGGATAGAGGAGAATTAAGATCCACCTTCTGTTCCCTTTGTGAGAGACATGAGGTGAAATCTGTGTTCGTCATCTTGTCACATTTACAACCAAAGTCCCAAAGTGACTCTGAGACTATTGTACTGATGAGCCGACCTAATGCTGCtcataaaaaacatattaaccttcatctcctctcttctctggaCATGACCGGCTGCTTCTGACAGAGTTTTTTCCTGCAGATtgaagcttttcttttttttttattgttttgctaTATGATAAAAACATGAGAGCTGTACAGATGGATCATGTGAGTTATTAAAATGTCTCTGTATCTGTTCCATGACTTAAGAAAAACAACCTCAAATTAGGACGTGGTGAACTGACAGATTGGTAGGTTATTATGGTTATTGCAcagtttaatgtaatgtaatgtttattgtgtaaaaactgcatttttggaAGAAAAAATCAAAAGCAGACTAACTTCCTGCTTCAGTCTTGACCTGCTGTATTCCCTGAAGTTATGTATGTATTTCTCCTCTACAATAAGAGATTGTTAGAAACTTTAAGCAAATAAAGTGGTTTATATAATGTGGATCAAGTTCTGACTAGTTTACAACCTGACTGATGTGTTTCCAGATCTCAGCTCTTACTTTAGGTTACTTTTGAATATTTGCTCTAAAAACTAGATTTGTTCAAACTGTTCATAtatcaatttttggtcattatgttaaGAGGGCTAACCAATACAACAAGTGATTAAAAATACttcaagttttgtttatttagacATGTCTTTTAAAAGTTCTACACActacacaataaacaaacaatgtcttatagccatagactgtataaataatggatgtagtcaccgcaacgtcacctgttggtttgtggtccgttggaagcatcgagttcagtcgtcatcttgtttccgatacagggagcagaccatatctgcggaggagtgagagggatctgatcactgactacacgcctctctacaccttaacctgactgagagaaatcgctgctaattcatgttagcattaactggagcattcactgggatgttagttttggcaaaaaacaaaaacaaagttttacCTAACTCAGAAAAcggaacagcgactccttggagtgtctgttagtccaaccaaacactgaacaagacattttaatgaacaaaactttcaaataaacttatatatacatataaaaacacattgttgtttatacgcattgctctgctacTCTTCTGATGAGTGCTTGTCTTGTTagagacctgtcaatcaaaggtagccacgccccaaatcatacgattctttatcttctattttcttctaaagggggccattatttacactattaacaccaaattgtcttgaataatattttttacaagcGATTGAGAccgtagtgttgtcctaaaaaaaaatctgaggtaataaagcAAGGGAgaagttttatcattttgtattgaaatgaatggacccaaatgcttctgcttTTTGGGCCTTACCTCTCTCTGTGAATCACGCCTTCTAATGGCTGATTTGCACATCAACATTCTTTTgtttacaaatatatattcatgtttataatatttgtgaGTATTTTACCAAGCTCAAGAAAGACACGACAGCCAAAGCTACGACAATTAGATGCAGGTTAAGTTGTAATAAACAACAATTATGCTTTAATTCTGTCTCAGTTTGAGTGTTTCCTTCCAACTGATTctataaaacatgaaacatgggACTTACTACAAAACCTTGAAAAGGCCAAAATTTTCCTTTGAGTTATTATTTCCGACTGAGGGAGTAGCTGTGCCGACTATAGCTgaactttgtgttgttgttgaggTTTTCTTCTGCAAAAGTTCAGCTAACTTCAATTCTGACCCACGTTATGCTGACCTCAGCAGCAGGCACCCAACATTAACATTCTGGCATAGCCCCGAGGTGTTGGTGGTTCACTGCAGAGAAGAAATGAGGAAAAGTACATTTTGTGCCTCTGAGTTCTGTAACTCTGCTCCCCAAGAAAACTACCagaactggagaaaaaaaatctcaaggaTGGCGGAATTCAGAGAGGACGGGGAGGCCAGGTTTAAGTTAATTCTGTGAAATTTTAGGCTGTTCtcaattactgtaatttatagATTACCTGTGTCATCGTGAGTCAGGAGGCTCATCTCGTTGTGACCCATTCATGTTTCTTTGTTGGAATAATAACATCAGAAAGGGAGGGAAGAAGTGAGGTGACGTGAACAGAGAAAGTCTGTTTCGCGactttgttttttaacccaaaTGTTGATGTTTATCCAAACCTTAACCAAGTTGTTTGTTTCCTAACATTATCcaggtctttttaaaaaaacggcTGCGTGATTATTTAGCAacatacagtcattgaaaaaattattagaccactctttttttctctaagttcttgttcatttcaatgcctggtacaagtaaaggtgcatttgtttggacaaatataatggtaataacaaaaatagctgatgagagttcaatttaagagctgacatttagccattttccatggttttcttgatgatgattttggttatcaagaaaaccatggaaattgaagaaaacaatagtctaataatttttccatgactgtagaacaTTCACATTTTGTAAGATTTCATCCAAACCGTTTGTGGGATACGTtggaaatatttattataatgtaGTCCAGAGCCTCttgtttgctgctttttctTAGGATCATGTGCTGCTCTTCCAGCCGATTCGGTCTTCTTTAGataattttatgacttttttaaaatgttatcaaCAAAACTATGTCACTGCCAGTGCTCTCATCATCCCTGTAACAACTTAACTTTtggcatttatgtgcatttattttactgttcgAACCATCTTTTTAAACGtctaaccaggaactttttaCCCCTAACCTTGGAGAggagttttgtagcctaaaacGAACAAcagtgaaagtgaaatgtaacaaagCAGCGATCGGCCAgtgaatgagctgataacaacctaagAGACGGTAGAGTAGGCCTCTACTTGCCCTTACTTATGGAATGATAAGCGTTAACATAAGCGATAGGGTTTGGACTCAAGTCACACGACTTGGACTGGAGTCATTAATTTGATGAATTTTGACAcgacttgacaaaatgtaaaaagacttgcaactcgacttggactaataacttgtgacttcacttggacttgtGACTTTCACTTGACGTGAAAAGACTTGTTACTTTCCCCCAAAAcccagagattaaaaaaagtctgttactAAGGACCGCTCTATCTCTCTAACTGTGTGCTGCTGGCTCAACATCCAATCAAATTTCATCCACGTTATTTTGATCCGACGAAGAAGAACTGAAAATGAGTCAACAAGCGgtcaacaaaaaatgaattgcagtATGCAAAACATGCAGGTTGAAGATTACAAGAACTTTGTACGACATTTGAAGTTGCACGAAGAATGgtaagttttaaatgaatgCTAACGCTAGCTTCTTGGCTAAGGAACTTTGCTAGCAGCATTGCTAAATTagtgagaaacacacacacacacacacacaggccataTGAGatgagacagacaggacagaaaCTGCTGTGGAAGTAGTTATAGTGCAATATGCTCTTGTTTtgcacttgtttgttttttcaaatgtgtttgaagaatgttctggcaaaaaaagttttgataaataaatacagattttaaaagcatacaTGATCCGTGTAAATATTATCAATCTGCTGTTAAAAGGACTCGAAAATCAAATtgtaggacttgggacttgacttgagacttgtcagtcttgacttgggacttcaGGGCAATGACTTGGTCACACTTCTGATAAGCGCTAATAAACACCCATTTAATAGTGTGGTAACATCCAGATCAGGTGGCTCTTCATTTTGCTCTTCTAGGTCATCCAAACTATTGTCTCTTCTGCGTTTGATCCGAActacaaaatcaaaacaaaaaagctctGTGGTGGATTCAGGCTATCAGAGGggacaaagaaatacaaagaatgcAGCATGCAGAACAATTTCTAACATGTAGTGCAGCATAtaccatgttttctccactggaagagCCCTGCAGAGGGTTTCAGCTCATCAGATACCAGCGGTGTGCACAGCCTGCCGCGTCTCATATGGATGCACAAGACGCCCTTTAGCATCTGAATGAGATGCACCAGGCTTTCCTGTTACTCCAATGCAAACCCCTCTGCTGCAATATCTGACGCTTGGagtaaatgtatataaagaGCACAAAGGTCCAAACAAACCTGGACTTTTTCCCCAGGAAACTTCTTCTTGAGTCAGCCTGCTTAagccttgtgttgtcttaacccTTGTATGCACTTAAATGGGTAAAGAAATGACCCACCTTCACCAAaccccttaaataaaacagcttgATTGACACAAATCTGTTTGCATGAGGAAACAACCTGTCACTCATCACAAActttatgaatatatatattttttctcctctgtaCAATGCAGAAAAACTTGATTTAATCAGTGGAGTCCAATCGTTTTTATTACAGCACACCTGTCAtaactgttttactgtttttccaCTAATTTCAATTCTGACCCCttagacaacacaagggttaactGTGTCAAGTGTGGAAGTAGTTGTCTTCAAGCCCGACTAACCTTCGTCAGGTGGTTTTATTGCATAAAATGAATCGCTTCCCATCAACAGTGAAGTTAATCTTGTAAAGTTGTTTTGCATGTAACAAGCAGCAAACATGAAAGTATAATATGAGCTGGATCGGGAGCTGCCACTTGTAGAAAATGTTTTATCCCAGCGGCATTGCAATTCTAAATCCCCCTGCAGCCTTAAAAACGTAGCATTTTCGCCACCGACCGCATTAGTTAAAGAGACGCCTGTAAAACTGTTGACAGGACACTTCCAACTGCAAACAAGTTAAATCACGACTCTCATAAGAGattaatataagagctgatatctagacattttccatggttttcttgataatgattttggttattatcaattaaatggaaaatgtctaaatatcagctgttaaattaaactcttatcacctatttttcttgttatcattatatttgtccaaacaaatgtacctttagttgtaccaggtattaaaatgaacaagacattgaagaaaacaatggtttaaccatttttttcatgatGTATTAAGTTGGCTGCATGAGACGGAAGTAAACCTGGTAGCCAGATAATTTTTTTGGCATAAGTGCCATCTTTATATATGAAGATATTAAGGTATAACACATGTGCGTTTGTATCGGTCTGGATGAGAATGAGTTGCATGCTTCATCAGCAGCATTATATCACCAACAGGTGAGATAAAAGTTATATATGCAACTTGAGAGTTGTTATCAAACTGTGTTGCCTGGCAGCAGGGATGATGTAACACCCGCGGCCTTGGACTCAGCACTCCTTCTGCCGTCACTTTGTGTTTGAAAAGATAAAAGCATCTCATCAACTTAAAAGCAACagaatattgttgttttttcttcccgCAATCTGCATGAAATGATTAAATGTGAATCTTGAAGCCCAGTTGTTGTGCAGGTCAGGTCAGGGTTCAGCACTCGGTCCGATCAGGTTCTGCACCGACAGCAGAGACAAAAGCCAGCAGCAGGCGGCCCGGTTATTTCATCCGGAGCTTCACAGAGCATAATTATCTATTGTTGCATGAGCCTGAGGTTGATTATATTTATTCAGAGGCTTGGGCATAGTTAGgcttattcttttctctctcttttgtcctctctctctgtgtacaGCAGCTCAGCCCATCTGCAAGCTGCACATGAATTTTTAATGCCTTTGCCCCGAGCTGTGCAGTGTCAACAGAACAGTGCAGCTCCATGAAGAAACGGTTAACTTTCTGCTTTTTTACCAAGTTAAAGTTTAAAATTTCGGGTGCTGCTGGTGTTTAATTACTCCGAGGCACAAAAGAAATCCATTAAAAtcttattgtatattttttaaaaggcgCAGTTGGTTTTTCTTCACTTCCTTAGAAATCAGCTTTCTGTGGCGCTCGCTGCACTGCACAGACATCCCGGAGCTCCGCGGGGACGGAGTTCACAGCCCCGCGGCCTTTTTCCTCTAATTAACATTCAAATTCAGGCGAAAAGCTCCACGACGTGTTGAAATGTTGCACTCACAGTGTGTCGTAATCCACCTCATCTGGCTCTTTACACTAgaatacaaagtgattatttaataaattaataattagttCAATAATAAATCAACACGCAGGCTGTATGGCAAGCCCTTTAATGTCGGTATGACAGCACAGTGAAAAACAGGAGTTAAACTGTGTGCACACTCATTTGTGTCTGACTGTGTGAGgccactctcacacacatacattcacatCTCATGTTCGTTTGTGAGTCTGGAATAAAATCTTCTTGAAGGCCCTCCTGAAGTCCCGGTTAAAGATAGTATAAATGATGGGGTTCAGGCAGCTGTTGCAGTATCCGATCCAGAAGAAAAGGTTGAAGAGTGTGTCAGGGATGGTGCAGTTCTCCCTGCAGACGGCGTGCAGGCTGTACGTGAAGAAGAACGGAAACCAGCACAGTACAAACACCCCCATCACCACCGCCAGCACGAACGTGAATCGCTTCTCCCTCATCTGAGCCACTTTGTTCTTGGACAGAGACATCTGCCTGCTGCGCAGCGGCACCGGAGAGGGCAAGAGGAAGTGGTGGGAGCAGTTCTCGGATGATGCCCATGAGATGGAGGcacaggatggaggaggaggaggaggctttAACCTGTTTGTTGTTCCCTCCGCGTCCTCTGTTTTCACACTTCCGCCGCCTCTCCTGGGGAAGCGGAGAGCGGAGGAAAACGAAGATGTCGTTTTAATGTTCGCCTCGCAGCTCCTCTCCTCCAAGTCGATGTCGTCCAGCTCTCCCcgcctgctgctgttgttgctctCCACGTTGGACGAGCTGTGGCGGTTGGGGGGCCGCGGGCTGTCCAGCTCGTACTGGGATTGGCCACAGCCGGCTCCCTTTCTTTGGCACGGCCTGGGGGTGGCCACGAAGCAGGTCTCCGATTGCGACGGCTGCCGCTCCAACACGTTCTTCGCCACGAACACGGTGGAGGCTCGCTGCTTGGCGACTCGGTAGATCTTACAGTACACGAGTATCATGATGACACCCGGGGCGAAGAAGGACACGAGGCAGGAGGACAGGATATACCACGTCTGGTTGTTGAGCAGACACTCCTGCCTCTTGGTGTCGCTGTCCTCCGAGTCCTCGTCCTTCTGCGTCATGAGGAGCGGCGGGGACGAGATGACAATGGATATGAGCCACACGATGCTGATCATCGATTTAATCCGTTTGGGCGTCCGCTTGCGGTTGTAGCTGACAGCTTTCGTGACCGACCAGTAGCGGTCGAGGCTGATGGCGCACAGGTGGACGATGGAGGACGTGCAGAAGAGGACGTCCAGCGCCAGGTAGAAGGAGCACCAGGTGGAACCGAAGTACCAGTAGCCCATCACCTGCAGgggtaattaaaaaatgttaataaatgatGCAGCAGCAGTAAGAGAAACAGAAAGGGGGCCTTGAGCCTCAAAGCAATTCAGTCAATATCTCATTACCAACATGTTGGCTGcaactgttttcagtttgtcTGAGAAGCTCTCAGTGAGTTTGCCCCTGTGGATTCATATCAACACTCTCGTAAAATAATTTAAGCCTACAATCCCTTCACAGCTGCAAGAAACTGTAAAGTATCCATCACATTCTTGCACAACGGGCTCGCTCTGCAGTCAGAATGGAAAGGAAAAAGTCCCAGATTTACCTCTTcacatgttttttccccctctctggCAGGTGATAAAGAAGTAATTATTGGGCTTCCTCAGCTGAAGTGCAACATTTTGGATGATGTTGCATTTGCTTTTCTGGAGGAATTTAATTGTCAGTTTTTGCAGCTGTTAAATGAGGCTCTGCTGCAGTTCAGAGGGAAGAGGAGACGCTGTAATTCTCTCTGGCTGTTGAAAGAACTCCACAGCAGGAAGACAATTACCACATATTTAATTAACTAAATGGTAATCAACAATTATTCTGATCATCAATCAGTTTTTATCTTTCACAGTTTAAACAACCAACAACATATTGCCAGATTtagctttttgtctttttttacaccAACAAATAACCAATTGTCATCCCTTAAACTTGATTATTAAAGATATGTTCTGAGCTGTTTCTCTGACCAacctgttctcattcactgcCTGTATTTATACATGAAATGCACTATAATTCATATATAATCCACCGAATCATGAGCCAGGAGTCGCAGCTTATTATGACCAATATTGacgtttgtttgtttagtttacgttttagtataaagagcgacaaagtccacaAAAAGTGGAGGTCGCCATTGATACATGGATCGAACAAACAGGACTGACTTGTTTGACCTGTTCATCAAAGATTGGTGTTGGTATTTCAAGTAAATCCCAGACTCAAAATTGTTAAATTAACTTCCCTTCGTAACTACTTGACGTGATTATATTAACCTCTTATTACTCCACCTCCCTTTATTTTAGAGACAATCAGGGACTGTGGGCAGTAgattttagggggagataaccacatagaagtggtgaacatcatctgaaaactgAGGATCTGAAGATTAAGTTTAGATTAATGAGTTAATTAATCAAAcaaacctattaaggtgtatgAGGGctcagaacattaatatttttctttctgaagTCCAATTTCCAGCTCAACTATATCAcataagttgttgcagaaaTTTTGGGGTTGATTCCATTTGTgatacacatttggtgctgaattaggtaaaaaaaaaaaatttgaaaaaggatttggaaaaaaaagggtCAAAAACCCCTCCTAaattttacacacatacaccgaaacctaaataaaaatgaaaaaaatcaagccTGCTACAccctctgaaagaaaaaaaatgcactgaacTGAAGAACTGAAAACCTTTTTCCTAAAGTTAACCAAGTGATTTCGCACctgaacctaaccaagtagttctgtttcacaacattgaccacatgtttaaaacggCAACTGTGCGACTGTTTCACAACGTTAAATAGAACGGACATATTGTGTAAGACATTATACAAAC
The Centropristis striata isolate RG_2023a ecotype Rhode Island chromosome 2, C.striata_1.0, whole genome shotgun sequence DNA segment above includes these coding regions:
- the LOC131958835 gene encoding alpha-2Db adrenergic receptor-like, which produces MDLSDVFTPVMATLPPNSSLENVNQTSSSSSPRAPPLPPHSQVASVFIVLVVSVIILGTVVGNVLVVVAVFTSRALRPPQNLFLVSLASADILVATLVIPFSLANEVMGYWYFGSTWCSFYLALDVLFCTSSIVHLCAISLDRYWSVTKAVSYNRKRTPKRIKSMISIVWLISIVISSPPLLMTQKDEDSEDSDTKRQECLLNNQTWYILSSCLVSFFAPGVIMILVYCKIYRVAKQRASTVFVAKNVLERQPSQSETCFVATPRPCQRKGAGCGQSQYELDSPRPPNRHSSSNVESNNSSRRGELDDIDLEERSCEANIKTTSSFSSALRFPRRGGGSVKTEDAEGTTNRLKPPPPPPSCASISWASSENCSHHFLLPSPVPLRSRQMSLSKNKVAQMREKRFTFVLAVVMGVFVLCWFPFFFTYSLHAVCRENCTIPDTLFNLFFWIGYCNSCLNPIIYTIFNRDFRRAFKKILFQTHKRT